Genomic segment of Bacteroidia bacterium:
GATACTTGAATTAGTCCATCATCTGTGCCTACGTAAAGCAGATTTTCCTTTTTAGGGCTTTCTTGTAAGCATACAATATTACCGTAAAAAGAAGTGGATTGACTTTTAGCTACGGCATCTATACTCCAAACTTTGCCCATAACAGGAAGTTTGTTACGGTCAATTTGTTGGGTTAGGTCTTCACTAATGCATGTCCATGAGTTTCCCCTATCTTCACTCCTAAAAACTTTATTAGCAGCAAAGTACAATCGTGTAGATTTATGTGGACTGATAATTAAGGGGCTATCCCAGTTCCATCTAAGGGCTTTTTCGCCTTTTCCTTCAATAGGTTGAATAGGGACTTCTTCACCACTTCTTCGGTCGTAGCGAACTAAGCCACCGTATTGCGATTCTGCATACACAATGTTTGGGTCATCAGGGTCAATTCGGGACACAAAACCATCTCCACCATGAGTAAAAAACCAATCTGAATTAGTAATACCGTTAATACTTAAAGTGCGTGAAGGTCCTCCCATGCTAAAATTATCTTGTGTACCGCCATAAATAAAGTAAAAAGGTAGGCTATTATCTACCCCTACACGGTAGAATTGTGTTACGGGTAGATTAGGTTTAAATAGCCAAGTTTTTCCTTTGTCAAAACTTTCATATACTCCACCGTCAGAACCTACAAGGTAGTGATTATTATTTTTAGGATTTATCCACATTGCGTGATTATCTCCGTGTTTAAAGCGTTCGCCGAGGGGAATCCAGGTTCTACCGCCATCGTTAGAAACATGTAATAAAACATCCATAGCATAGATGCGATTTAACTCTATGGGGTCGCAAAATATCTCTTGGAAGTAGTTGCCACTGGTGTAGTAGCTGCTCATTTTTTCAAAGCTTGCCCCTCCATTAGTAGAACGGAATACGCCTCCTTTATCTTGTTCAGCTTCAATTTGTAGATATACATACATTGGATTGACAGGGGATACTGCTATGGCAATTCTGCCTATATCCCCTGTGGGTAAGCCGTTAGTCAATTTTTCCCAAGTTTCTCCGCC
This window contains:
- a CDS encoding glycosyl hydrolase; this translates as YYVATASGGVWRTTNGGASYEPIFDQQGSYSIGCIALAPSNPNIVWVGTGENHNQRSVGYGDGVYKSEDGGNTWTNMGLKNSEHIAKIIIHPKNPDIVFVAAYGPLWSAGGERGVYKTTDGGKTWKQVLHISENTGVSDLAMDPSNPDVLYACAHQRRRHVFTLIDGGPESALYKTKNGGETWEKLTNGLPTGDIGRIAIAVSPVNPMYVYLQIEAEQDKGGVFRSTNGGASFEKMSSYYTSGNYFQEIFCDPIELNRIYAMDVLLHVSNDGGRTWIPLGERFKHGDNHAMWINPKNNNHYLVGSDGGVYESFDKGKTWLFKPNLPVTQFYRVGVDNSLPFYFIYGGTQDNFSMGGPSRTLSINGITNSDWFFTHGGDGFVSRIDPDDPNIVYAESQYGGLVRYDRRSGEEVPIQPIEGKGEKALRWNWDSPLIISPHKSTRLYFAANKVFRSEDRGNSWTCISEDLTQQIDRNKLPVMGKVWSIDAVAKSQSTSFYGNIVCLQESPKKENLLYVGTDDGLIQVS